The following are encoded together in the Candidatus Tumulicola sp. genome:
- a CDS encoding ammonium transporter, with translation MNSATASINIGNTAFMLLCASLVMLMTPGLAFFYGGLVQRKNVLTIMMQSFMSLGWTTVLWFIFGYSECFGQDWHGIIGNPATYFFLNGVTLHTMFTGNDAGIPLIVHIAYQMMFAIITPALITGAFANRVTFKAYFWFLTAWLIFVYFPFVHMVWSPDGMLAKWGVLDFAGGIVVHASAGFAALASVLYLGKRAVVENRPHNVPLIALGTGLLWFGWYGFNAGSELRVDAVTASAFLNTDIAASFAAVAWLVIEWANGRQPKFVGLLTGAVAGLATITPAAGYVSPVTAVIIGLAAGLVCYYAVALKNKMGWDDALDVWGVHGVGGFLGIVLLGVFASTLWNPGGADGLLRGNPSFFGKQLTAAILCSAYAFVFTWVSLWLINFVTRVKVDEAAEQQGLDIALHGEEAYPVGI, from the coding sequence ATGAATTCCGCAACGGCCTCGATCAATATCGGAAATACCGCTTTCATGTTGTTATGTGCGAGCCTGGTCATGCTTATGACCCCGGGGCTCGCATTTTTTTACGGCGGCCTCGTTCAGCGCAAAAACGTGCTGACGATCATGATGCAAAGCTTCATGTCGTTGGGGTGGACCACCGTCTTATGGTTCATTTTTGGATACTCCGAGTGTTTCGGCCAAGACTGGCATGGGATCATCGGCAATCCTGCGACGTATTTCTTTCTCAACGGCGTAACGCTGCACACGATGTTTACCGGGAACGACGCGGGTATTCCGCTGATCGTGCACATCGCATATCAGATGATGTTCGCGATCATCACCCCAGCATTGATAACCGGCGCCTTCGCAAATCGGGTCACCTTCAAGGCGTACTTTTGGTTCTTGACCGCATGGCTGATTTTCGTGTACTTCCCGTTCGTCCACATGGTCTGGAGTCCGGACGGCATGTTAGCGAAGTGGGGAGTACTCGACTTTGCCGGCGGCATCGTGGTGCACGCGTCGGCCGGTTTTGCGGCGCTCGCCTCGGTGCTGTATCTCGGAAAACGCGCCGTCGTGGAGAACCGGCCGCACAACGTTCCGCTGATCGCGTTGGGCACTGGTTTGCTGTGGTTCGGTTGGTATGGGTTTAACGCCGGCTCCGAACTTCGGGTCGACGCCGTCACCGCATCGGCATTTCTCAACACCGACATCGCCGCGTCGTTCGCAGCAGTCGCGTGGCTCGTAATCGAGTGGGCGAACGGCCGCCAACCGAAGTTCGTGGGTTTATTGACCGGCGCGGTCGCCGGCTTGGCAACGATTACGCCCGCCGCAGGGTACGTGTCACCGGTGACCGCCGTGATTATCGGACTGGCCGCTGGGTTGGTGTGCTACTACGCGGTCGCACTCAAGAACAAGATGGGCTGGGACGATGCACTCGACGTTTGGGGCGTCCACGGCGTCGGTGGATTCCTAGGAATCGTGCTCCTTGGCGTATTTGCGTCGACGCTGTGGAACCCGGGCGGCGCGGATGGCCTACTGCGCGGAAATCCGTCGTTCTTCGGTAAGCAGCTCACCGCAGCGATACTCTGCAGTGCCTATGCGTTCGTCTTTACATGGGTATCGTTGTGGTTGATCAACTTCGTTACGCGCGTGAAGGTCGATGAGGCCGCCGAACAGCAAGGCCTCGACATCGCCCTCCACGGCGAGGAGGCGTATCCGGTCGGCATCTAA
- a CDS encoding LuxR C-terminal-related transcriptional regulator produces the protein MRRRRVLQAKTETQRGVSTLETLGDTYAGDGAYHAALTNYQRALDLSADDPAAHARLSVKAGNTAFHRGVATDVESWCDAPLEKAEPDARGAAHLNMQIRTLWSSSRTADIVPLSKHLLDFAMAVDDDDLALNTRLSLAMVLHLLSRYDESKCYLHAIDESALPDDPKVLSKYHRVCALAFTSSGNGEKALASFTKALHYAEQDRDPYAYISVLQSQALCASILGQTERAAGLYLQALTAARDKNLGWIVACISLEYARELSRQGNRHLAHAYVSQAAMEKNRPPVLLEALAEIGIPIALECNDAHLLRQCANEDALTFAFRSGEPPRLGPVASSFARYFHRNGQPQKAREVLAKALKHVRHADEACDLPLAIAQFGDKRHFGQARETLRRRMLLPHSEVAIAHLHYFEAIVFDREGDAEGCAREATAAAGVFRELQWSSHELAATLLAASAHGARNSVDASTSSSIPPELTLREQSVVQLATVGLSNREIGQRLSISARTVECHMTSILHRLGLRSRHQLLEAIRR, from the coding sequence ATGCGCCGGCGACGGGTTCTTCAAGCCAAGACCGAAACGCAACGCGGCGTCTCGACGTTGGAAACGCTCGGTGACACGTATGCCGGCGACGGAGCCTACCATGCAGCGCTAACGAACTACCAACGCGCCTTGGATCTCTCCGCGGACGACCCGGCAGCGCATGCGCGGTTGTCGGTCAAGGCCGGTAACACTGCCTTTCATCGCGGAGTCGCAACCGATGTCGAGAGCTGGTGCGATGCTCCGCTCGAAAAAGCCGAGCCGGACGCGCGTGGCGCTGCCCATCTCAACATGCAGATTCGTACCCTCTGGTCGAGCTCTCGAACGGCAGACATCGTACCGCTTTCCAAACATCTGCTCGATTTCGCAATGGCTGTCGACGACGACGACCTGGCTCTCAATACACGCTTGTCATTAGCGATGGTTCTTCACTTGTTGTCTCGATACGACGAGTCGAAGTGTTATCTGCACGCGATCGACGAATCCGCCTTACCCGACGATCCCAAAGTGCTCTCCAAATACCATCGGGTGTGCGCGTTAGCGTTCACGTCTTCGGGCAACGGCGAGAAGGCGCTCGCGAGCTTCACGAAAGCGCTGCACTATGCCGAGCAAGATCGAGATCCATACGCGTACATTAGCGTCCTGCAGTCGCAGGCATTGTGCGCCAGTATACTCGGGCAGACCGAACGCGCTGCCGGCTTGTACCTTCAAGCGTTGACGGCGGCACGCGATAAGAACCTCGGCTGGATCGTCGCGTGCATTTCGCTCGAATACGCACGAGAGCTTAGTCGCCAGGGAAACCGGCATTTGGCCCACGCATACGTGAGCCAGGCGGCAATGGAAAAGAATCGCCCGCCCGTTTTACTCGAAGCGTTGGCAGAGATCGGAATACCGATCGCTCTCGAATGCAACGATGCACACCTTCTCCGCCAGTGCGCCAACGAGGATGCACTGACGTTCGCGTTTCGGTCGGGTGAGCCGCCTCGCCTCGGCCCGGTCGCGTCTTCGTTCGCCCGTTATTTCCACCGCAACGGACAGCCGCAAAAGGCTCGAGAGGTGCTCGCCAAAGCATTAAAGCACGTGAGGCACGCGGACGAAGCGTGCGATCTGCCCCTTGCGATCGCCCAGTTCGGCGACAAGCGCCACTTTGGGCAGGCTCGCGAGACGCTGCGACGCCGAATGCTGCTGCCCCATTCCGAAGTGGCGATCGCGCATTTACATTACTTTGAAGCGATCGTCTTCGATCGCGAGGGCGACGCAGAAGGATGTGCGCGCGAAGCGACGGCCGCAGCCGGCGTCTTTCGAGAGCTCCAATGGAGCAGCCACGAGCTGGCGGCAACACTTCTTGCCGCCTCCGCGCATGGTGCCCGCAACTCGGTCGATGCATCCACGAGTTCGTCGATTCCGCCCGAGCTGACGTTACGAGAACAAAGCGTCGTTCAGTTAGCGACCGTCGGGCTGTCAAATCGCGAGATCGGCCAACGACTCTCCATCTCGGCACGCACGGTCGAGTGTCATATGACCTCGATCTTACACCGATTGGGCCTGCGTTCTCGCCATCAACTACTCGAAGCGATACGGCGCTAA
- a CDS encoding c-type cytochrome, translated as MTTLKLALIVIATALVACGKPSTSAPTVQASTMPPGRDGLIIQRGQDLVRNTKQLLPGNVTAQLNCASCHLLGDRPGRPLSLAGIYGEYPQFSRRTKHFVGLRDRIAECFFFSMNGKPPSYYGPDLIAIEAYIAFLSRGARVGPAPAPVRSYAAPKTADLKSGAAIYTAQCAVCHSSNGGGNQTANFPPLWGPTSFNDRAGMARLMPGFVHANMPLGRAGTLTDQQAADVSAYILSKPRPHFDPSKLKNLSPVELKFLE; from the coding sequence ATGACTACGCTCAAGTTGGCTCTGATCGTCATAGCGACTGCGCTTGTTGCATGCGGCAAGCCTTCGACATCGGCGCCTACCGTGCAAGCGTCGACGATGCCGCCGGGCCGTGACGGTTTGATTATCCAGCGTGGCCAGGACCTGGTAAGAAACACCAAGCAGCTATTGCCCGGCAACGTGACGGCACAGTTGAATTGCGCGTCATGTCATCTACTCGGCGACCGGCCAGGGAGACCGCTCTCGCTCGCCGGGATCTATGGTGAGTATCCGCAGTTTAGTCGACGCACCAAACACTTCGTCGGGCTGCGCGATCGCATCGCGGAGTGCTTTTTCTTCAGCATGAACGGCAAACCGCCGTCGTATTACGGCCCGGATCTCATTGCGATCGAAGCCTACATTGCATTTCTTTCGCGTGGCGCGCGAGTCGGCCCAGCTCCCGCGCCGGTTCGGTCTTACGCTGCGCCGAAGACCGCCGATCTGAAATCGGGTGCGGCGATCTACACCGCACAGTGTGCCGTCTGCCACAGCTCGAACGGTGGTGGAAACCAAACCGCCAACTTTCCGCCGCTCTGGGGACCGACTTCATTCAACGACCGTGCTGGGATGGCTCGCCTGATGCCCGGTTTCGTGCACGCGAACATGCCGCTTGGGCGCGCGGGAACGCTAACGGATCAGCAAGCGGCCGACGTTTCCGCCTACATTCTTTCTAAGCCGCGACCGCATTTCGATCCGTCTAAATTAAAGAACCTCTCGCCGGTAGAGCTGAAGTTTCTAGAATAG